The Cognaticolwellia beringensis genome segment GATCATCAGCGCTGACAATTCGTCCGCTTTGCACGTAAAAATAGATTTACGCTGCAAAAAATGTCAGTTTTTTCATTCACTTCCTCTATGTTGAATTCACGGTAATAATCGACTTATTGAGACAGTGAGAGAAACAGCTATGACAGAAGTATTAAACCCACTAAATTTACGTGGTATCGAATTTATTGAATATGCATCGCCAGATTCTGACTTTATGGCAGATGCGTTTTATGGTTTCGGCTTTTCAAAAACAAAAAAATTCAAAGGCCGTGATATTGATTATTTTAATCAGAATGATATCCATTTTTTCTTAAATAATGAACAAGCCGGATTTTCAAAAGAATTTGCGAAAAGCCATGGTCCAGCCATTTGTTCAATGGGCTGGCGTGTAGAAGATGCTGACTTTGCTTTTGAGCAAGCGGTTGCTCGTGGCGCAAAGTCAGCAGAAAACGTTGATAAAAAATTACCTTACCCCGCTATTTTTGGTATTGGCGATAGCTTAATTTACTTCATCGAAAAATTTGGCGCTAAAGGCTCTATATATGAAGATGACTGTGAAGATATTGCTGAACCCGTTTTAGTGAAAGACAAAGGCTTTAAAGCTGTTGATCACCTAACTAATAACGTTTACCAAGGTACAATGGAGCATTGGGCTAATTTCTATAAAAATATCTTTGGATTTACTGATATTCGCTATTTTGATATTAAAGGTGAAAAATCTGCCTTGGTTTCATACGCTTTACAGTCGCCTTGTGGCACCTTCTGTATTCCCATTAATGAAGGTAAGGGGCAAAGTAACAACCAAATTGACGAGTATTTAGATGAATATAATGGTCCTGGAGTTCAGCATTTAGCTTTTATCTCAGATGACTTATTAGGTTCATTAGACCAATTAGATAAAGGTATTATTGACACTTTGAATATTGTGCCTGAATACTATGACGATGTATTTGACCGTATTCCTTGGGTAAAAGAAGACCAACAACGAATTCGTGATCATCAAGTGTTAGTCGATAGCCAAAAAGAAAATTCGTACTTATTACAAATTTTCACTAAGAATATCTTTGGGCCTATCTTTATCGAAATGATCCAACGTGTTGATGACCAAGGTTTTGGTGAAGGCAATTTTACGGCTTTATTCAAATCAATTGAATTGAATCAAATAGAACGTGGTGTGCTTTAAACGCCTGTTCTTTTCATAACTTCCAGATGATTTAAAAGCCAGCTTATGCTGGCTTTTGGCTTTATGCTTCAGGTAAAGCTATATGAGCGTAACCGCCCTTATAATCAATAGTAATTAAAAAGTGTTTAAGGACGTCATAACCGATTATGCCTTGAACCTTTTTTCCTTTGATTCGAGACCCTGCTTTTTGATATTGGCTCTCTAAATTAGAGTTATTTCCTTCAGCTGGAATAGTGACAAGTACATTTTCTAATTCGAACGGACCAAACTTTAATGATGGAATTCTAAAGCTTTCTGTTTCTACCACAGAGTTGACTCCCATTGAGACAGTTGCTTGACTATCTAACTCGTCTAACCAGCCCATTTTATTGGCTACTTTGCGCTCAATAACCATGCCTCCAGAATTTCCAGTATCAAATAAAAGCCATAAGTGTTTATCATTAGGCAGTCCAATTTTTACTATAGGCATACCTGTACCTTTTTGACTTTTTATTTCGATGTTTTTAAATTTAGCTACATCGATAGAATCTGGACTAATTATACGCATTCTTTTATTTGGATAATCTAGTTGAGTGACAAACTGATCAAAAAATCCACCCCCTAATAAAAAGCCATTAGTATGGTAACCCAAACTCACTTCAGTCATTTTATCTAGCTCAGTTTCTATACCGAAAAAGCCAACAGGGACATTATTAAAAGTAGTTTTATTATCAGTACCGAAAACGCCTTTTACTCTTATTTTGCTACCTTTATCAAAAGTTAAGTTATGCTTGGCGATGAAGGCTTTATTAATGGCATTGAGTTGAGCACCGGTATCAAGAATGGCATAAGTATCAATTCCTGCGATAGTAGCAGGGATTTTTACATGACCTCCGTCTAAATTAAAATCAATCCATTGAGTAACACCTGCAGTAGATTCAAGTGTTAATAATAAGAAAGTCAGAGATAATAATATTTTCAAAAATAATCCTTTATTTTTAATCAATTTAAATTATTTATAATAAGAGCTGAGCTTTGTATTAGAAAGCTTAGTGTCTGTTACTCACTTTACAGACCATAGCAATATCAATCTATTGAGTCAAAAAGTGCTATTAGCGTTTAGTGACTAAATTTCAATGCTAGTAATGAGCTTGCCGCTAGCTGTCCGATAAAGTTAACACCCGATATTTCTCATCGTTAGTTTTAGTCTCAGTGGACTTCCCATATTTCAATTAGCTGAGTAAATTCATTTATTACAGACATAAAAAAAGCGCCAGAAGGCGCTTTTTAACGGTAAGCATTAACTTTACTTGCTTAATGCTTCACCTAAGTGAGGACGAATATCTTTTAAGATTTCTTTGGCTAAACGTGGGCTACTTGCAACAATGTTACCCGAGTTGCTGTGATTATGACCGCCAACAAAGTCAGTGACTAAACCACCTGCTTCGATGACCATTAATTCACCGGCAGCTGTATCCCATGGCTTTAAGCCAATTTCGAAATAACCGTCAACGCGTCCAGCAGCAACATAAGCTAAATCTAACGCGGCAGAGCCAGCGCGACGCATATCTGATGTTTTACCGAAAAGTGTTTTAAACATTTCTAAATAAGCATTAGTGTGTTGCTTATGTTTGAAAGGGAAGCCTGTCGCCAAAATAGAACCTTTAAGTTCTTTAGATTGTTTCACGCGAATACGGAAACCGTTTAATTGAGCACCTTTACCACGACTTGCCGTAAATAACTCACCACGGATAGGATCGTAGATCACTGATTGATCTAATTTTCCTTTAACTTTTAAAGCGATTGAAACCGCAAAGTGTGGAATACCTTTAACGAAGTTAGAAGTACCGTCTAATGGATCAATAATCCACTGATAGTCACTTTCTTTACCTTCTATAACGCCACACTCTTCACCAATAATGGTGTGGTGTGGGTAAGATTTTTGAATTGTTTCAACAATAGCTAGTTCAGCACTTATATCAACATTAGTAACGATATCGTTAGTACCCTTAGATTCAATTTCAATCTTATCTACTTGTTCAAAAGCGCGCAGAATTACTTTGCCCGCAGCACGTGCAGAGCGCACGGCAATATTTAGCATCGGATGCATTATCGACTACCCTATATGTTGTAAAATGTCATAAACAGCTATGTAAAAGAACGAGGTTAATTTTAAAAGTCATACTGGGATGAACCCCCAAAATTAAGCGCGCGAATTATAGCAAACTAATTATCAATTTGCGACACTCTTCTTTACTAATAAGCAACGGATGTTGATGAGACTAAATAAAGTAATAGCATAAGATGTATAAGTTACTAAGTTTTCGTTAGCTTATAAGAAAAAGAACTAACCCAGATTGATAAACACGCAAAAGGGCTGATTTTTTCGCAGTACAAGGATAATGTTCTGTGTTAACATTATCGACAATTTTAGCCGTCTAGATAGGTAATAACGTTAGCTAATAAAATAATGCTAATGGAATATTGCCTTCGAATTAAGTAAGTGTAGATAATGTCAGATTCTTTATTAAGTAAAGTACGTATAGTTCTCGTTAATACCTCAGATTGTCGTAATATTGGCTCGGCCGCTCGTGCCATGAAAACAATGGGTTTAACAGATCTTGTTTTAGTTGATCCGATTGAAATGCCTAATGGCCAAGCACAGGCTTTAGCCGCAGGTGCAACCGATGTGTTAAAAAATGCCAGAGTAGTATCGACGCTTGAAGAGGCGATTGATGATTGTGGTTTAGTGGTTGGCACAAGTGCTCGGTCGCGCACACTACCTTGGCCAATGTTAGAACCACGCGGTTGTGGCGAAAAACTGATCACAGAAGCACAAGAGTACCCTGTAGCGTTAGTCTTTGGTCGAGAGAGCAGTGGTTTAACGAATGAAGAATTACAGCTATGTCACTTTCATGTACAAATTCCAGCTAACCCTGAATATAGCTCATTAAATTTAGCGATGGCGGTACAAACGTTAAGTTATGAAGTGCGGACTAGCTTCTTAATTCATCAAGAGCAAGCTTTCACGTCAAATGACAGCGAAGAGTATCCACTTGTTGATGAAACAGAGCGCTTTTATCAACATTTTGAAAATGCACTAAAGTTAACCGGCTTTATTGTGCCTAGTCATCCAGGCTTGGTGATGACTAAGCTGCGTCGTTTGTTTAATCGCGCACGACCAGATGTAAAAGAATTGAAAATGATGCGTGGTATTTTAGCCTCAGTTGATCGCGCTGCGAAAAGATCTAACACTGAAGAAAATAAAGATTAATCATAGCTTTGGTTGGAAATTTAATTAAGTTATTCACCATGGCTTTTGGCTAGAGAATTAAGGAACGTTGTATGTTTGACCGCATGAAAGAAGATATAAACAGTGTATTTGACCGAGATCCTGCAGCACGCAATGTATTTGAAATTTTAACAAATTACCCCGGTTTACATGCTGTCTGGTTTCATCGCATAAGCCATCGTTTGTGGAAATATAATTGGAAATGGTTAGCGCGTTCGTTGTCGACTTTTTCTCGTTGGTTAACCGGCATTGAGATCCATCCGGGTGCTACGATTGGTCGACGATTTTTTATTGACCATGGTATGGGCGTAGTTATTGGTGGCACAGCAGAAATAGGTGATGACGTAACACTCTACCAAGGCGTTACGTTAGGCGGCACAAGTTGGAAAGAGGGTAAACGTCATCCGACCTTAATGGATAATGTTGTTATTGGTGCAGGCGCTAAAATTTTAGGTCCAATTACTATTGGTAAACACGGAAAAGTGGGCTCTAACTCTGTGGTAGTAAAAGATGTACCTGAAAACGCAACCGCGGTGGGCATTCCAGCGCGTATTGTTAATTCAAGCAAGGATAAAGGTGACGCTGATAAACGTGAGAAAGTAGCAAAAAAATATGGCTTTGATGCTTATGCTGTTGCTACCGATAACCCTGATCCGGTTGCTAAAGCTATCGGTCGTTTACTTGATCATATGCATTTAATGGACAATAAAGTCTCTGACTTATGTCGAGAAGTTAATCAACTCGGTGGTGAAGTTTGCCAAGAAGCATTACCTGAATTAAGGGTTGGTGAGTTTGACGAAGATGAAAAAGCAGCAGCAAAGCGTCGAGAAAGTGTTACGGAATCTTTTGACCCAACAATTTAGCGAAATATTGTTATTTGCAAGGTAAATATATTTTGACTAGTGTCAGTATATTTTCCTTGTGAAAGCACTATTTATGCACAGAACACTTAAATATTAGGATGATAAAAACCCCTAATTTTATTCCTTTTGATTGACTAATTATTTAACCCGAGTAGAATACTTGAGTAAATCACTCGGGTATTTAGTTGACTATTTTATAGGGATATGTAAAATTGCGCAGCAAATTGATAGGGGTAATAAATGAAATTGACGTCTAAAGGCCGATATGCAGTAACAGCGATGCTTGATGTGGCTATACATGCCGTAACAGGTCCTGTGCCATTGGCTGATATTTCTGAACGCCAAGGCATCTCTTTATCATACTTAGAGCAACTGTTTTCTCGGCTTAGAAAATACGGACTTGTTAATAGTGTCCGTGGCCCCGGCGGCGGCTATCGTTTAGGCCAATGTTCAGCGCAAATTACAGTGGCTGATGTTATCAACGCTGTAGATGAAAGTATCAATGCCACTAAATGTGGTGGTACAGGTAACTGTCAAGACGGTCAACAATGCTTAACGCATTATTTATGGACTGATTTAAGCGATAGAATTGAAGATTTTTTAAAAAGCATTTCACTTGCCGAGCTCGTCGAGCAACGAAATGTAAAGATAGTGTCACAACGACAAGATGAAGCCACAGCGAAAGCTCGGAAATCACCTTCGTTAGAGACCTTAATTACCACCCGCAATATTATGAATGACTGGCATTAATGGCTAGTACAATTGGAGAATATTAATCAATGAAGCTTCCTATTTATTTTGATTATTCAGCGACCACACCGGTAGATAAGCGTGTAGCTGAAAAAATGATGCAATACATGACCACTGATGGTTTTTACGGAAACCCAGCATCACGTTCACACAAATTCGGCTGGCAAGCAGAAGAAGCGGTTGA includes the following:
- the suhB gene encoding inositol-1-monophosphatase, with the protein product MHPMLNIAVRSARAAGKVILRAFEQVDKIEIESKGTNDIVTNVDISAELAIVETIQKSYPHHTIIGEECGVIEGKESDYQWIIDPLDGTSNFVKGIPHFAVSIALKVKGKLDQSVIYDPIRGELFTASRGKGAQLNGFRIRVKQSKELKGSILATGFPFKHKQHTNAYLEMFKTLFGKTSDMRRAGSAALDLAYVAAGRVDGYFEIGLKPWDTAAGELMVIEAGGLVTDFVGGHNHSNSGNIVASSPRLAKEILKDIRPHLGEALSK
- the cysE gene encoding serine O-acetyltransferase, with the protein product MFDRMKEDINSVFDRDPAARNVFEILTNYPGLHAVWFHRISHRLWKYNWKWLARSLSTFSRWLTGIEIHPGATIGRRFFIDHGMGVVIGGTAEIGDDVTLYQGVTLGGTSWKEGKRHPTLMDNVVIGAGAKILGPITIGKHGKVGSNSVVVKDVPENATAVGIPARIVNSSKDKGDADKREKVAKKYGFDAYAVATDNPDPVAKAIGRLLDHMHLMDNKVSDLCREVNQLGGEVCQEALPELRVGEFDEDEKAAAKRRESVTESFDPTI
- a CDS encoding pepsin/retropepsin-like aspartic protease family protein; the protein is MKILLSLTFLLLTLESTAGVTQWIDFNLDGGHVKIPATIAGIDTYAILDTGAQLNAINKAFIAKHNLTFDKGSKIRVKGVFGTDNKTTFNNVPVGFFGIETELDKMTEVSLGYHTNGFLLGGGFFDQFVTQLDYPNKRMRIISPDSIDVAKFKNIEIKSQKGTGMPIVKIGLPNDKHLWLLFDTGNSGGMVIERKVANKMGWLDELDSQATVSMGVNSVVETESFRIPSLKFGPFELENVLVTIPAEGNNSNLESQYQKAGSRIKGKKVQGIIGYDVLKHFLITIDYKGGYAHIALPEA
- the iscR gene encoding Fe-S cluster assembly transcriptional regulator IscR, whose protein sequence is MKLTSKGRYAVTAMLDVAIHAVTGPVPLADISERQGISLSYLEQLFSRLRKYGLVNSVRGPGGGYRLGQCSAQITVADVINAVDESINATKCGGTGNCQDGQQCLTHYLWTDLSDRIEDFLKSISLAELVEQRNVKIVSQRQDEATAKARKSPSLETLITTRNIMNDWH
- the trmJ gene encoding tRNA (cytosine(32)/uridine(32)-2'-O)-methyltransferase TrmJ, with amino-acid sequence MSDSLLSKVRIVLVNTSDCRNIGSAARAMKTMGLTDLVLVDPIEMPNGQAQALAAGATDVLKNARVVSTLEEAIDDCGLVVGTSARSRTLPWPMLEPRGCGEKLITEAQEYPVALVFGRESSGLTNEELQLCHFHVQIPANPEYSSLNLAMAVQTLSYEVRTSFLIHQEQAFTSNDSEEYPLVDETERFYQHFENALKLTGFIVPSHPGLVMTKLRRLFNRARPDVKELKMMRGILASVDRAAKRSNTEENKD
- the hppD gene encoding 4-hydroxyphenylpyruvate dioxygenase codes for the protein MTEVLNPLNLRGIEFIEYASPDSDFMADAFYGFGFSKTKKFKGRDIDYFNQNDIHFFLNNEQAGFSKEFAKSHGPAICSMGWRVEDADFAFEQAVARGAKSAENVDKKLPYPAIFGIGDSLIYFIEKFGAKGSIYEDDCEDIAEPVLVKDKGFKAVDHLTNNVYQGTMEHWANFYKNIFGFTDIRYFDIKGEKSALVSYALQSPCGTFCIPINEGKGQSNNQIDEYLDEYNGPGVQHLAFISDDLLGSLDQLDKGIIDTLNIVPEYYDDVFDRIPWVKEDQQRIRDHQVLVDSQKENSYLLQIFTKNIFGPIFIEMIQRVDDQGFGEGNFTALFKSIELNQIERGVL